In Geminocystis sp. NIES-3709, a single genomic region encodes these proteins:
- the gyrA gene encoding DNA topoisomerase (ATP-hydrolyzing) subunit A, producing MTSIQERIVPTNLTNEMSRSYLEYAMSVIVGRALPDARDGLKPVHRRILYAMYELGLMPDRPFRKCARVVGEVLGKYHPHGDTAVYDALVRMAQDFSMRNPLINGHGNFGSIDNDPPAAMRYTECRLQSLATNGLLRDIEAETVDFIDNFDGSQQEPVVLPARVPQLLLNGATGIAVGMATNIPPHNLGELIDGAVAMIHNPEITDLELMQYIPGPDLPTGAQILGRQGIKDAYTTGRGSITMRGVANIETVSNKGRQDKEAIIVTELPYQTNKAALIEKIAELVNDKKIDGISDIRDESDRNGMRIVIELKRDAYPRVVLNNLYKQTAIQSNFGANMLALVNNEPQLLTIRKFLEVFLEFRVETIVRRTRYLLRKAEERDHLLQGLLIALGNLDAVIRIIRGAADTANAKQELVTNFELSETQADAILQMQLRRLTALEAEKIEAEHLDLMAQITDLNDILARRERIFTIIEEELSEIKTLHATPRRTEIVQNDGDLGDIDLIANERVVILLTNQGYLKKMLVNTFEAQNRATRGKSGAKIKDDDVVEHFLTGCDHDRVLFFSDKGVVYGLSAYQIPSSSRTARGVPIVQLLPVASDEKITSVIPVSEFTDHEYLVMLTKKGFIKKTALSAFGNIRSNGLIAISLEDNDELRWVRLATEDDSVLIGSRRGMAIHFHADNQQLRPLGRTAKGVKSMKLRSGDQIISMDILPSQIVANIAEAGENEEEDNIYSDDNEEILDNDTSKNAPWALAVTTSGYGKRVPVSQFRLQRRAGIGVKAIRFRKPKEELAALHIVNGDDEFMIITTRGIIIRCDVNAVSLQSRNASGVRVQKLDSDDAIAAIALVPPAGEEQEQEQEQEQEQE from the coding sequence ATGACATCTATCCAAGAACGCATAGTACCCACGAACTTAACCAACGAAATGTCTCGCTCTTACCTAGAATACGCCATGAGCGTTATTGTTGGGAGGGCGTTACCCGATGCAAGGGATGGATTAAAACCTGTTCATCGTCGCATTCTTTACGCTATGTATGAATTAGGATTAATGCCCGATCGACCTTTCCGAAAATGTGCTAGGGTTGTAGGGGAAGTTTTAGGTAAATATCATCCCCACGGTGACACTGCTGTCTATGATGCTTTAGTTAGGATGGCGCAAGACTTTTCCATGCGTAACCCCCTCATAAATGGTCATGGAAACTTTGGTAGTATAGATAATGATCCCCCGGCAGCCATGCGTTATACGGAGTGTCGCTTACAGTCTTTAGCTACTAACGGCCTATTACGGGATATTGAAGCAGAAACTGTTGATTTTATCGATAACTTTGATGGCTCACAACAAGAACCTGTTGTATTACCAGCAAGAGTGCCTCAATTATTATTAAATGGTGCAACGGGTATCGCTGTTGGTATGGCAACTAATATACCCCCTCACAACTTAGGGGAGTTGATTGACGGTGCAGTCGCAATGATTCATAATCCAGAGATTACAGATTTAGAGTTAATGCAATACATACCCGGTCCTGATTTGCCCACAGGGGCTCAAATTTTGGGCAGACAAGGTATTAAAGATGCTTATACTACTGGCAGAGGTTCAATTACCATGCGCGGTGTAGCTAATATTGAGACGGTATCCAATAAAGGCAGACAGGATAAAGAAGCGATTATTGTTACGGAGTTACCTTATCAAACCAATAAAGCTGCCCTTATAGAAAAAATTGCCGAGTTAGTTAATGATAAAAAAATTGACGGTATTTCTGACATTCGAGATGAGAGCGATCGCAATGGGATGCGCATTGTTATAGAATTGAAACGGGATGCTTACCCCAGAGTTGTCTTAAATAATTTATACAAACAAACGGCAATTCAGAGCAATTTTGGAGCAAATATGTTGGCTTTAGTGAACAATGAGCCACAGTTGTTAACCATTCGCAAGTTTTTAGAAGTATTTCTCGAATTTCGTGTCGAAACGATCGTCAGACGTACCCGTTATTTACTCCGTAAAGCGGAAGAAAGAGATCATTTATTACAAGGATTGTTAATCGCTTTAGGCAACCTTGACGCAGTTATCAGAATCATTCGGGGGGCAGCAGATACGGCTAACGCAAAACAAGAGTTAGTCACCAATTTTGAACTGTCAGAAACCCAAGCCGATGCTATCCTACAGATGCAATTACGTCGTTTAACTGCCCTTGAAGCAGAGAAAATCGAAGCGGAACATTTAGATTTAATGGCACAAATCACCGATTTAAACGATATTTTAGCCCGTAGAGAGCGAATTTTTACCATTATTGAAGAAGAGTTATCAGAGATCAAAACCCTTCACGCCACCCCAAGACGTACGGAAATTGTCCAAAATGACGGGGATTTAGGGGATATTGACTTAATCGCTAATGAAAGAGTAGTAATTTTGTTGACGAATCAAGGCTACTTGAAAAAAATGCTAGTTAACACCTTTGAAGCTCAAAATCGTGCCACCAGAGGCAAATCAGGCGCAAAAATTAAAGATGATGACGTGGTAGAACATTTCTTAACAGGATGTGATCACGATCGAGTGTTATTCTTTAGTGATAAAGGGGTGGTGTATGGACTTAGTGCTTATCAAATTCCTTCAAGTTCTCGTACGGCAAGGGGTGTACCCATCGTCCAGTTATTACCTGTTGCTAGTGATGAAAAAATTACCTCTGTCATACCCGTGAGTGAATTTACGGATCATGAATATTTAGTCATGCTTACCAAAAAAGGTTTTATCAAAAAAACTGCCCTTTCTGCCTTTGGCAATATTCGCAGTAACGGTTTAATTGCCATTTCTTTGGAAGATAATGACGAATTGCGATGGGTAAGATTAGCAACGGAAGATGATAGTGTTTTGATCGGTTCTCGTCGTGGTATGGCAATTCATTTTCATGCCGATAATCAACAATTACGTCCTCTTGGTCGAACCGCAAAAGGAGTAAAATCAATGAAGTTACGATCAGGTGATCAAATTATTAGTATGGATATTCTACCCTCTCAAATTGTGGCAAATATTGCCGAAGCAGGAGAAAACGAGGAAGAAGATAATATTTACAGCGATGACAATGAAGAAATACTCGATAATGATACCAGTAAAAATGCTCCTTGGGCTTTAGCGGTGACAACTAGCGGTTATGGTAAAAGAGTTCCCGTGTCTCAATTCCGTTTACAAAGACGGGCAGGTATTGGGGTTAAAGCGATTCGTTTCCGTAAACCGAAGGAAGAATTAGCCGCTTTACACATTGTTAATGGAGATGACGAGTTTATGATTATTACTACTCGTGGTATTATCATTCGTTGTGATGTCAATGCTGTGTCTCTCCAATCTCGTAATGCTAGTGGGGTACGGGTGCAAAAACTTGATTCCGATGATGCGATCGCTGCTATTGCATTAGTACCACCAGCAGGAGAGGAACAAGAGCAAGAACAAGAGCAGGAGCAAGAACAAGAATAA
- the lpxC gene encoding UDP-3-O-acyl-N-acetylglucosamine deacetylase: MFSSFKLSGIGLHSGAKTTVKVSPAEKGKGRYFVRVDLPDKPIIPASIDCIATTTLSTELSNGEAKIRTVEHLLASLFACGVEDAEIAIDGYEVPLLDGSAQIWVNHIDNKSENPFRDITETITEEIWVRKGDAFCAVLPSPEIKFSYGVDYPYPVLQNQWYSWYPEREHFVTAIAPARTFGFADQIKQLQTAGLIKGGTLENALVCDDKGWLNPPLRFENEAVRHKLLDLIGDLSLLGKIPRAHYLAYKASHQLHTELAKKIKLSQIRI; encoded by the coding sequence ATGTTTAGTTCCTTTAAATTATCAGGAATTGGTCTTCATTCTGGTGCGAAAACTACGGTTAAAGTATCCCCCGCAGAAAAAGGAAAGGGGCGTTATTTTGTACGAGTTGATTTACCTGATAAACCTATTATTCCGGCTTCGATCGACTGTATTGCAACTACAACCTTATCTACCGAATTGAGTAATGGAGAAGCTAAAATTAGAACCGTAGAACATTTATTGGCTAGTTTATTTGCTTGTGGTGTCGAAGATGCAGAAATTGCCATTGATGGTTACGAAGTTCCTTTGTTAGATGGTTCAGCACAAATCTGGGTAAATCATATTGACAATAAATCAGAAAATCCTTTTCGAGATATTACCGAAACTATTACCGAAGAAATCTGGGTGAGGAAAGGAGATGCTTTTTGTGCCGTTTTGCCTTCTCCAGAAATCAAGTTTAGTTATGGTGTTGATTATCCTTACCCTGTTTTACAAAATCAATGGTATAGTTGGTATCCTGAAAGAGAACATTTTGTAACGGCGATCGCCCCCGCCCGTACTTTTGGATTTGCAGATCAAATTAAACAGCTACAAACAGCAGGATTAATTAAAGGCGGTACTCTCGAAAATGCCTTAGTATGTGATGATAAAGGTTGGTTAAACCCCCCCTTGCGATTTGAAAACGAGGCCGTCAGACATAAACTATTAGACTTAATTGGAGACTTAAGTTTATTGGGAAAAATACCTCGTGCCCATTATTTAGCCTATAAAGCTAGTCATCAACTTCATACGGAATTAGCAAAAAAAATCAAATTATCACAAATAAGAATATGA
- a CDS encoding GUN4 domain-containing protein → MTDTDTRLTELETKVTELTNLVNQLQGQIILLPDVVRYGKLQQLLQEGDIRSADEETTKIILEVAGKQRDNLTPDDVAKYPCNSLSVIDALWKKYSEEKFGFSIQLKTYYQVGGNIDTLRTQDTKILVEFADSVGWLNEKKQARFEEYDSWNFSLSAPDGCFPAHWWKSPYGLKMVTFFFSRLISCNLA, encoded by the coding sequence ATGACAGATACAGACACTAGACTGACGGAATTAGAAACTAAAGTCACAGAATTAACTAATCTTGTTAATCAACTTCAAGGACAAATAATTTTATTACCTGATGTAGTTAGATATGGCAAACTTCAACAGTTATTACAAGAAGGAGATATTCGATCGGCTGATGAAGAAACGACTAAAATTATCTTAGAGGTGGCAGGAAAACAAAGAGATAATTTAACTCCTGATGATGTTGCTAAATATCCTTGTAACTCTTTGAGCGTAATTGATGCACTATGGAAAAAATATAGTGAAGAAAAATTTGGTTTTAGTATTCAATTGAAAACCTATTATCAAGTAGGGGGAAATATTGATACTTTGAGAACTCAAGATACTAAAATATTAGTAGAATTTGCTGATTCTGTAGGATGGTTAAATGAGAAAAAACAAGCCCGATTTGAGGAATATGATAGTTGGAATTTTAGCTTATCTGCACCTGATGGGTGTTTTCCTGCTCACTGGTGGAAATCTCCTTATGGTTTAAAGATGGTGACATTTTTCTTTTCTCGTCTGATTTCTTGTAATTTGGCATAA
- a CDS encoding shikimate kinase, with protein sequence MALKIIILGNSSSGKSSLALKLKQKFSLTHLDLDILAWEKQETPVRRSLSSSMEDINHFINLNKNWVIEGCYGDLIAEILSYGNFLIFLNPDLNTCLNNAKNRDWESHKYENLDDQNANLKMLETWIKDYFIRKDEFSFTNHQKLFRSFSGKKVEYNQNWNEDLIRFIGEFNQDD encoded by the coding sequence ATGGCATTAAAAATAATTATTCTTGGTAATTCTAGCTCAGGAAAATCTAGTTTAGCCTTAAAATTAAAGCAAAAATTTAGTTTAACTCATCTTGATCTTGATATTTTGGCATGGGAAAAACAAGAAACTCCTGTGAGACGTTCTTTATCTTCTAGTATGGAAGACATAAATCATTTTATTAACTTAAATAAAAATTGGGTTATTGAAGGATGTTATGGAGATTTAATCGCAGAAATTTTATCTTATGGTAATTTTTTAATTTTCCTAAACCCTGATCTAAATACTTGTCTAAATAATGCTAAAAATAGAGATTGGGAAAGTCATAAATATGAAAATTTAGACGATCAAAATGCTAATCTAAAAATGTTAGAAACATGGATTAAAGATTATTTTATAAGAAAAGATGAGTTTTCTTTTACTAATCATCAAAAATTATTTCGATCGTTCTCTGGTAAAAAAGTAGAATATAATCAAAATTGGAATGAAGATCTTATTAGATTTATTGGTGAATTTAATCAAGATGATTAA
- a CDS encoding NAD(P)-dependent oxidoreductase — MRIFITGASGCIGHYIADFLIQNTDHELFFLVRNPSKLKFNYNDREGIHIIQGDLAKILDYQELLSTINIAILAATCWGGEEESYQINVEANINLINSLNDDNCQQIIYFSTASILNQNNQLLSEAGEIGTDYIRTKYQCFTKLSELKLYDKIITVYPTLVFGGDENKPYSHLSAGLKDLPKLINLIRWFEADGSFHFIHAKDIAKVIIYLIENRNNLDRSFEKKFVLANPSLKVNEAIKEISNYFGKKVYFQIPLSILLAKFFIKVFNVQMADWDYFCLNYRHFVHKKFVNPKTFNLDSYAPNLTTLLAVSKV, encoded by the coding sequence ATGCGTATTTTTATAACAGGTGCTAGTGGTTGTATCGGTCATTATATAGCTGATTTTTTAATTCAAAATACAGATCATGAATTATTTTTTTTAGTCAGAAATCCTAGTAAATTAAAATTTAACTATAACGATCGAGAAGGAATCCATATTATACAAGGAGATTTAGCCAAAATTCTCGATTATCAAGAATTATTAAGTACCATAAATATAGCAATTTTAGCAGCCACTTGTTGGGGAGGTGAAGAAGAATCTTATCAAATAAATGTAGAAGCTAATATTAATTTAATTAACAGTTTAAACGATGATAATTGTCAACAAATAATTTACTTTTCTACAGCGAGTATTTTAAATCAAAATAATCAACTTTTATCCGAAGCAGGAGAAATTGGAACAGATTATATTCGTACAAAATATCAATGTTTTACTAAACTATCTGAATTAAAATTGTATGATAAAATTATCACTGTGTATCCTACCCTTGTTTTTGGCGGCGACGAAAATAAACCCTACTCTCATCTTTCCGCAGGATTAAAAGATTTACCAAAATTAATCAATTTAATTCGTTGGTTTGAGGCTGATGGTAGTTTTCATTTTATCCACGCTAAAGACATTGCCAAAGTTATTATTTATTTAATAGAAAATAGAAATAATTTAGATAGAAGTTTTGAGAAAAAATTTGTGTTAGCGAATCCATCTTTAAAAGTTAATGAAGCCATTAAAGAAATTAGTAATTATTTTGGAAAAAAAGTTTATTTTCAAATTCCATTATCAATTTTACTAGCCAAATTTTTTATTAAAGTTTTTAATGTACAAATGGCAGATTGGGATTATTTTTGTTTAAATTATCGTCATTTTGTCCATAAGAAATTTGTTAATCCTAAAACATTTAATTTAGATTCTTATGCTCCTAATTTAACAACTCTCCTTGCAGTTTCTAAAGTTTAA
- the argS gene encoding arginine--tRNA ligase, with protein sequence MIEKLRNIFTTALYQAFGGNITLIEPLVVPASNPKFGDYQCNVALSLAKTLQKPPRSIAQTIIDNINIDNFCEPLEIAGPGFINIKINPQYITQQINLVYQDERLGVIKTDKADTTIVDFSSPNIAKEMHVGHLRSTIIGDSIARILEFRGHQVLRLNHVGDWGTQFGMLIAYLRIEKPEVLTTANAVEIGDLVTLYKQAKLKFDQDLEFQETARQEVVKLQSKDPESIQAWQLLCEQSRREFEVIYQLLDIKLTERGESFYNPFLPKVIKDLETANILTENQGAKCVFLDGFVNKEGNPLPLIVQKSDGGYNYATTDLAALKYRINEDKATRIIYVTDAGQSNHFAQVFQVAKKANFIPDNVDLVHVPFGLVLAEDGKKIKTRSGETIRLKDLLDEAIDRAKKDLENRLEIEKRNEDENFVNLVSKIVGLSAVKYADLSQNRTTDYKFSYDKMLALQGNTAPYLLYAYVRVQGISRKGNIDLNSLISDKNIILTEDGELILAKHLLQFNFIIQEVEKDLLPNRLCLYLFELSQKFNQFYDQCPILQAEEKVKLSRLVLADLTAKIIKQGLYLLGISVLERM encoded by the coding sequence ATGATTGAAAAACTTAGAAATATTTTTACTACTGCTTTATATCAGGCTTTTGGCGGGAATATAACTTTAATTGAACCTTTAGTTGTACCTGCCAGTAATCCTAAATTTGGAGATTATCAATGTAATGTTGCTTTATCTTTAGCAAAAACTTTACAAAAACCTCCTAGATCGATCGCTCAAACAATTATTGATAATATTAATATAGATAATTTTTGTGAACCTTTAGAAATTGCTGGCCCCGGATTTATTAACATCAAAATTAACCCTCAATATATTACTCAACAAATTAATTTAGTTTATCAAGATGAGCGTTTAGGAGTCATAAAAACTGATAAAGCTGACACTACTATCGTTGATTTTTCTAGCCCAAATATTGCCAAAGAAATGCACGTTGGTCATCTTCGATCGACTATTATTGGTGATAGTATTGCCCGAATATTAGAATTTAGAGGACATCAAGTTTTAAGACTAAATCATGTGGGAGATTGGGGTACTCAATTTGGGATGTTAATTGCTTATTTACGCATAGAAAAACCAGAGGTTTTAACTACTGCTAACGCTGTTGAAATTGGAGATTTAGTTACTCTTTATAAACAAGCAAAATTAAAATTTGATCAAGATTTAGAATTTCAAGAAACCGCTCGTCAAGAAGTAGTAAAACTACAAAGTAAAGATCCAGAAAGTATCCAAGCATGGCAATTACTATGTGAACAATCTCGCAGAGAATTTGAAGTTATTTATCAACTTTTAGATATAAAATTAACAGAAAGAGGCGAATCTTTTTATAATCCCTTTTTACCTAAAGTTATCAAGGATTTAGAAACAGCAAATATCTTAACAGAAAATCAAGGAGCAAAATGTGTTTTTCTCGATGGTTTTGTCAATAAAGAAGGCAATCCTTTACCGTTAATTGTGCAAAAATCTGATGGGGGTTATAATTACGCTACTACTGATTTAGCGGCATTAAAATATCGTATTAATGAAGATAAAGCTACTCGCATAATCTATGTCACTGATGCAGGACAATCTAATCATTTTGCTCAAGTTTTTCAAGTAGCAAAAAAAGCTAATTTTATTCCTGATAATGTCGATTTAGTTCATGTACCTTTTGGTCTAGTTTTAGCAGAAGATGGCAAAAAAATCAAGACTCGATCGGGTGAGACTATTCGCTTAAAAGACTTATTAGATGAAGCTATCGATCGAGCAAAAAAAGACTTAGAAAATCGCCTAGAAATTGAGAAAAGAAATGAGGATGAAAATTTTGTTAATTTAGTAAGTAAAATAGTCGGTTTAAGTGCAGTAAAATACGCAGATTTAAGCCAAAATCGCACCACTGATTATAAATTTAGCTACGATAAAATGTTAGCATTACAAGGAAACACTGCCCCTTATCTTTTATATGCTTATGTGCGAGTACAAGGTATCAGTCGAAAAGGCAATATTGACTTAAATAGTTTAATTTCTGATAAAAATATTATCCTCACAGAAGATGGTGAATTAATATTAGCAAAACATCTTTTACAGTTCAATTTTATTATCCAAGAAGTAGAAAAAGATTTATTACCAAATCGTCTTTGTTTATACTTATTTGAATTAAGTCAAAAATTTAATCAATTTTATGATCAATGTCCGATTTTACAAGCAGAAGAAAAGGTAAAACTATCTCGTTTAGTTTTAGCAGATTTGACGGCAAAAATTATTAAACAAGGTTTATATTTATTAGGCATTTCTGTATTGGAAAGAATGTAA